The Neomonachus schauinslandi chromosome 11, ASM220157v2, whole genome shotgun sequence genomic sequence GACTTTcaataagtatctgttgaataaattcTAACTTGGATTTATCACCTGGTTTAAATCCCTGTTTACAATCTAACCATGAAGGTGGGGCAGGGTAAATGGGTTTGTGGTCCATCTGCAGGTGGATGGGGACATGCTTTGGCTTACACCAACTTACCCCGCACTGACTTGAAGTATAGTCCATGAATTCTGCCATTGTTCTGAAGGAAGCACTTAGGGTTGgttgtctttcttctctctatTTGAATAAATGGCAAATCACAGGTGAGATCTGGTAGTCCCTACTGGAGAATGAGGTCATTTTGGAAATAgcatcttttttactttttgaaaggCCTCTACAAGTTTAAGTAAACAAGAAGGATCTTACTGAGGAAGAATTCCACTCTAAAAGGAATAAACAGACACGCAATTTATCCAGGACAAAGAAAGATGGTAGcatgtaagaattttttaaaaaaagtaaccaaCCAGGGCCGAGCACTAGCGGTACCGTAAACTACCCAATAAGAACCTGTCAAATGTCAAGAATTTTCAAAGGACTTTTCTGTTCACTGTCCCGCTACTTTACAGCTTCCGCCAAAGGCTGGATCCGGGGCGTGGGCTCGGCGTGCCCCGGTTGCCAGCAGGCCACCGCGGAGCGAATGAATGGGCTGGTCCCCCAGCACTGGAGCCCTCACCTCTCCCGGGAGAAGGCGCTGGGGGCCAGCTGCGGACCGTCTTTCTCTGTGGAGCCGCTCCCGGGAAGTGACCCCCACGCCGCTTTTGGGAAGCTCCCGCGAATGCCAGTCCACCGCCCTCCTCTTGGCCCGCTCCAGCACTTCTTGACCCAGCCTAGCCGTGCGCTGCAGGGCACGTCGGTCCACCCCGTTCAGCGCCGCGGCCGCCAAACAGTTCTCCATGTCTCCCTGCGCgggcacatacacacaaacaccgGCCGGTCAGCGGGCCGCCGCGACCCTGCTCCAGCTGCGGGTCGGAGCCCTAGCTTCGATCTCCCCGGCGACCACCGCCCCGGGCTCTGCCCTTAACGCGCTCTCCAGCCGGCGCCCGGCCGGGGGCGAGCGGGTCCGCGGAAATCCCCGCCATTTCCGTCTCCCCCTTCCCTAGGTGGGAGGCCCTCACCAGCCCGCTTCTCTAAGCGCATGCGCTCAGCGctgtgtgggagagagaaagggctgGGCCTGGAGCACCCGGCGCCGGCGCAGCAGGCCattggcggggggcggggcctgtggTCTGCGTCGGTCACGCCTTCTTTCTGCGTCCGGGCCGCGGCCCCTACGCGGCGTTTGCCGGGCTAACTGCCGGGCgcaggggcggggcctggcggcgtgcggggggtgggggccagagtCTAGCCGGTGGCGGGGGCGGCGGCTTGTCTGCTCCAGCCGAAGAGCCCATGGGCTGTGGGCCTCGCCCTTCGCGGTGGTCTCCAACGTCAAACACGGTGGAGCCTGTGTAAAGTCAGGTGGTCTCCCGTTGGCCTAAGAAATTGTGGGGGATTAGACACCTGCCTCCAGGCGACTCTTGCTGCCTGGTTTATATCTTGGAATATCGCTATTGTAAAAAACCCTTTTGTTTGAGGAGATGAGTAGGAGAGGTCAAACAGTGCAGCTGCCAAGGTGGCGCTTGGAGAAGAGTTTGGCCAGGCGCCTGTGGGCAGTGGGACGCCCTCCGCCAGATGGCAGCTGTTCAGggcctgaggggcgcctgagttgTATGTAGAGCCCCCTAATCCTCTCATGGCAGTTTCCTCACTCCGGTGGGAAGGACGGACTCACACATTTTTGGAAGCCTCTTCTAGCGGGGTGGAGTTGAACCTACCTTTCAAGAATAGTTGCGCCACATTTAAATAAGAAGCTGTGCCTCGTTACCCTGCACTCCACTCCTCCACACCTCTGGGTTATTTGATAGACCGTATAGCTCAAGGTCTCGCTGCTAATTAATGACTCTGCTACCCCACACTGCGCACAGCAAAGCGTTGGTGTTCAGGAAGAACCCATTTAAGGGATACTGCTCAGTGGGGGTCACTTTAAGGGACACTAGGAAATCTTCAATGCTGAGCGAGTCTCCTCAGCAGATGGCTTGATCAGCAGTTCCGGGCTACCCCAGGATACTACTGCAACCTCCCACCGTTGCTCATTTCCTGCTCTCCTTTCAccgaagaaattgaggaaaagtCTTCATTAtcatggggatttttttttttaagattttatttatttatttgacagagacagagatagcgagagcagaaacacaagcagcgggagtgggagagggagaagcaggcctcccgccgagcagggagcccgatgcggggctcgatcccaggaccgtgggatcatgacctgagccgaaggcagacgcttaactgactgagccacccaggtgccccagtggacttgtggtttttttgttttttgtttttaaagattttatttatttgatagagagacagagagggaacacaagcagcgggagtgggagagggagagcaggcttccgcggagcagggagcccgatgcggggctcaatcccaggaccctgggatcatgacctgagccaaaggcagacaattaacgactgagccacccaggcgccccatggggaTATTTTTCATAAAACGTTTCCTTCAATAATGTTTATCAAACGCCTCCTTCAGAACATAGTGGTTAGGCGCACAGGGTCCCGAATATCCAGTCTGGAGAGCTGGGTTTGAATTCAGATTCTGCCACTTTTTTGCTGTGTGATTCTGGGCGAACAAGTTACTTTACTTCTTCGAACCTcacttttcctcttctccataCTCAGGGATACCAAGAGTACCAATCTCCTggactgtgagcttcttgagaGTGAGGGCcatatctgttttgtttactgagtTCAAGGTGCAGCTATTATTTCATCTGTCACAGAAGGGGCTAAAAATAGCTATTGAATGCAGTGAATTAGGAATTGGGTTGCTGTAAGCATTTTGTGAGAATTCCTCGAAAATGTTTAACACAATGCTTTGCAAAAAGTAAATGCTCCGCAGGTTTAGCTGGCATTATAATGCTCCAAGCACCGTCCTAGGACTTGTGGAGAATAGAAAGTGAATTTAGGCtaaagcagaataaaaaagagagaatgatgCACATAAAATCTGTAATGCTAGGAACCAAATATTAAGATTTTGTTCATAAGCTATTGCTATAAGATTGATACAAAGTGTTACGAAGCTTAGAGGAGAAAGAGATATCTTTCAGTTGGGGAGATCAAGAAAGCCTTTTTAGAGAAGGAGGCATTTGAGCAAAGTCTGGAAGTATGGCCCAGgaattaataagagaagagatattttattttattattatttttaaagattttatttatttatttgagagagagagagagagagagaatgagagagagagcatgaggtggggagggtcagagggagaagcagactccccgccgagcagggagcctgatgtgggactcaatcccgggactccaggatcatgacctgagccgaaggcagtcgcttaaccaactgagccacccaggcgcctgagataTTTTAAATACCTATTAACTGCTTTTATAATGAATGTGGTTGGGGGTGAGACagagtttgtttttcttatttatgtatttcaaaatCCTGGCTCCATAACTTAGCTGAATCTGTGTAACTCTGAACAGATTATATAACCATTCTCtacctcagttttatcatctctaaaatggaataataatagtatatcCTAAggttgtgaggatcaaattaACACAAATAAAGTGCTTTGaatagtacttggcacatagtaaatgctcaataaatattagctaatattattattttaatcagacTTCAGCCTTGTCTCCCAATATGTCCTCCCTTACCTGATACTATGTCATTACCTCATGTCACTTGGCTCTCTTCCCCAGGATTCTATTACGACCTCCCAATCCCCAATTCCATTCCAGCTGAAGCATTACTTTCTTTTTGTCAAGTCAACTTTTTGAAATCTTCTGCTGTTTCCAGGTGCAACCTCtgtttccatgacttttttttttttaatgttgaggtACTTATCTCAATCTGATTTAAATTATATGTAGTTATGGTTCATTTTCCCCCAACAGTTTATGAACTCCTTGAAGGTGGAAATTGTTCCTATATGTCCCTAAATATCCAGGGCTTGTTAAACAGTATGTGTTCAATAGGCATTTGTTGAATTTactgacttaattttttatttaaatagatccCTGTTAGGCCAGATAAGagttggcttctttctttttttttttaattaatttatttatttgagagagcaagaatgagagagagagagtacatgagaggggggagggtcagagggagaagcaggctccccgctgagcagggagcccgatgcgggactcgatcccaggactccagaatcatgacctgagccgaaggcagtcgcccaaccaactgagccacccaggcacccgagttggcttcttaaaaaaagatctacCTACATACTTTAATGAATATAATGAATATTCAGTTATAACTAATTTTCCCAGAATTTCACATTTAGAAATATATGGGAAAGAAGATGCTTAGAATGAAActaaagggggtgcctgggtggctcagtcgttaagcgtctgccttcggctcaggtcatggtcccagggtcctgggatcgagccccacatcgggctccctgctcagcaggaggcctgcttctccctctcccactccccctgcttgtgttccctctctcagtgtatttctctctgtcaaataaataaataaaatcttaaaaaaaaaaaaaaagaatgaaactaaagcCTAAAGACTGACATGAAATTaagtctttgcatttatttttgtatttataaatatatttatacatatctttttttatattttcaagatttgAACCTTAAACCACAGAGTGAGAgaatcctttttctcttttttaagatttgatggGAATGATGATGAAACATGACCTACCATCAGGCCCTTTGTGGATCAAACACAGCCCAAGCCAGgtactttaaatgtttttgttttgttttttagagtgagagagagagagagagagagtaagaccggggaggagcagagggagaaggagagagaatcttaagcaggctctgcactaagcgtggaaccagacatggggctccatctcgcaaccctgagatcatgacctgatctcagagtccaatgcttaaacgactgaattacccaggcatcccaagccaGGTACTTCTTAAAGCCACCAGTGAGACTTGGAAATGGAACAGCAAATAGAGGGAGGGCATAGGATCAGGAATGAATTTGATCATCAGTGGAAAAACAAACTGTTGGTGTAAGTCTTCCATGATTTCTCTCTTCACAACGGTAGATACATTACAGAGAACACACAGACATTGTCTAGGTTATATTTTGGGGAATAGATGGCTTGGAGGACATCTTTATTCCTGAAATCTGAGGAAAGAGATTGGTGCTGTGTTTGGAAttttttgaggagaaaaaaagttaagtgaAGAGCAAATGTAAATTATGTTTCTCCACATGAAGAGGGCAAAAAAGGGttaaaaacttatgatgtaaAAGTGGGTATCATGCCAGAGTTAGACAATGATTTATACTGTACATACCAGAGAAtgtataaatcattttatttgacaggtggtatttttatttcttcagcagACTTAGGAAGCTTTAGaatcattacagctttgtaagGTAGTATTATAGACTGAGTCATTAGATCATTCATTTTGCCTGATTACATCAACTCATTGGGTTTTTGGGGAATGAAAGAAACTCATTATCAAAATTGTCATCTTGATTATATAGATTAAAGAAAATGGATCAAAGTTCTGAGAATTAGGTTTCACAACCTGTTAAAAAATTGGAAGTTAAAAGATTGATTGCAGAGCAGGAATGATTAGGGAAaagttttgtcatttaaaaaactatcaGAGATTAAAGGAATGGTAATTTTGGTAGATATAAATAGTTGGAATCCAggtggagttttaaaaaatgacttta encodes the following:
- the AKIP1 gene encoding A-kinase-interacting protein 1 isoform X3, yielding MENCLAAAALNGVDRRALQRTARLGQEVLERAKRRAVDWHSRELPKSGVGVTSRERLHRERRSAAGPQRLLPGEREERQPTLSASFRTMAEFMDYTSSQCGAENTSKDLYIEVYPGTYSVTVGTNDLTKTQVVAVDSGQSVDLVFPV
- the AKIP1 gene encoding A-kinase-interacting protein 1 isoform X1, which translates into the protein MENCLAAAALNGVDRRALQRTARLGQEVLERAKRRAVDWHSRELPKSGVGVTSRERLHRERRSAAGPQRLLPGEREERQPTLSASFRTMAEFMDYTSSQCGRYCSSVLEEGGAVHVSRYHRGKSELRWCWDDGHSQAENTSKDLYIEVYPGTYSVTVGTNDLTKTQVVAVDSGQSVDLVFPV